Proteins from a genomic interval of Anomalospiza imberbis isolate Cuckoo-Finch-1a 21T00152 chromosome 18, ASM3175350v1, whole genome shotgun sequence:
- the EMID1 gene encoding EMI domain-containing protein 1 — protein sequence MAEGRGCRRRPALPAALPAALGLCLSLCLLLPLPAAAWSPALLPPAARSNWCSYTVTRTVSCHVQNGTFLQRVFQGCRWPLACSGGSYRAVVRPLYRVTYRTLTALEWRCCPGHAGVNCEEEAHTPLTLRDPGHPSSAPRRPPLHPTAFSGCLNCSHVGELTARLATLEAQVARLAVAEPPMPAAPKGSSPGRGPEAGQLWGSPAARGSPGDDGRPGWRGPPGPKGDAGGRGPSGIPGLKGPVGPPGPPGPPGPPGRDGARGLPGEKGSPGPPGPPGPPAPVGPAIPRLAEPRDPVLSNTFTEATRSMGPMGPPGPVGPMGPPGPPGPIGPPGPPGADGRAGAPGAAGPPGEKGDRGPQGHPGSRGQDGAQGEPGPRGEPGERGTWASSFQTLLQQQARLEVLARRVTLLEAIIWPEPEPGSGSGAPGTATPGVPRGKRGSGHPPYRIVTAPRRAPPEP from the exons ATGGCCGAGGGCCGGgggtgccgccgccgcccggccctgcccgcagccctgcccgcagccctggggctctgcctgtccctctgcctgctgctgccgctgcccgccgccgCCTGGAGCCCGGCCCTGctgccgcccgccgcccgcag CAACTGGTGCTCCTACACGGTGACACGCACAGTGTCGTGCCACGTCCAGAACGGGACCTTCCTCCAAAGGGTCTTCCAGGGCTGCCGCTGGCCCCTGGCCTGCAGCGGGGGCAG CTACCGCGCCGTGGTGCGGCCCCTCTACAGGGTGACCTACAGGACACTGACGGCGCTGGAATGGCGCTGCTGCCCCGGACACGCCGGCGTCAACTGCGAGGAAG AGGCTCACACCCCCCTCACCCTGCGGGACCCCGGgcaccccagctctgccccccGCCGgccccccctgcaccccacGGCCTTCTCAG GGTGCCTGAACTGCAGCCATGTCGGGGAGCTGACAGCCAGGCTCGCCACCCTCGAGGCACAG GTGGCCCGGCTGGCGGTGGCCGAGCCCCCCAtgccagcagcacccaaagGCAGCAGCCCGGGCAGGGGGCCCGAGGCCGGGCAgctctgggggtccccagccgcccgcgggagccccggggatgACG ggaGACCCGGCTGGAGGGGACCCCCCGGCCCCAAGGGCGACGCGGGAGGACGGGGACCCTCGGGAATTCCTGGACTGAAGGGTCCAGTGGGGCCACCAG GTCCCCCCGGCCCCCCAGGACCACCCGGCCGGGATGGAGCCAGGGGGCTCCCCGGAGAGAAGGgctcccccgggccccccggccccccgggCCCCCCTGCCCCTGTGGGGCCAGCGATTCCCCGACTGGCCGAGCCCA GGGACCCCGTCCTCTCCAACACCTTCACCGAAGCCACCAGGAGCATGGGTCCCATGGGACCACCCGGACCTGTGGGGCCAATGG GTCCCCCCGGCCCCCCAGGTCCCATTGGTCCCCCCGGGCCCCCAGGAGCCGAT ggcagagcGGGAGCGCCCGGAGCTGCCGGGCCCCCCGGCGAGAAGGGGGACAGG ggtccccagggccacccgGGCAGCCGCGGGCAGGACGGGGCGCAG GGCGAGCCGGGCCCCCGGGGCGAGCCGGGCGAGAGGGGCACTTGG gCCAGTAGCTTCCAaaccctcctgcagcagcaggccCGGCTGGAGGTCCTGGCTAGAAGGGTCACCTTGCTGGAAGCCATCATCTGGCCAG AGCCAGAGCCCGGCTCGGGCAGCGGTGCCCCCGGCACGGCGACCCCCGGGGTGCCCCGTGGCAAGCGTGGCAGCGGCCACCCCCCTTACCGCATCGTCACCgccccccgccgcgcccccccaGAGCCGTGA